A region from the Lolium perenne isolate Kyuss_39 chromosome 4, Kyuss_2.0, whole genome shotgun sequence genome encodes:
- the LOC139839322 gene encoding uncharacterized protein, whose protein sequence is MARNLWQAMSEIWHLPAVELMPSTNSEWVLHMLDGKTETKRVMIMMTLWRIWYCRNEVIHKKPAPSIESSRHFLSSYLESILTIKQFPNANPAKGKTVVTWERSKVMSKKRLETHVPPLRPWRKPPEGRVKLNTDGSFCEEPGVGGAGMILRDAEGQIIVSACKLLNPCQSPLEAELEACCDGLALALEWSTLPCTVELDSSVAVKMIQSPELDRSLFAGIVQDIKQLLSSRCNMELVCISRVQNNVSHVLANFGHTQAQSQTWPGSGPVHIPALCWNDCNLVA, encoded by the coding sequence ATGGCAAGGAACCTGTGGCAGGCGATGTCTGAGATTTGGCACCTACCAGCTGTGGAGTTGATGCCTTCGACAAACAGCGAATGGGTGCTTCACATGCTTGATGGGAAGACGGAGACAAAGAGAGTTATGATCATGATGACGCTCTGGCGGATTTGGTATTGTCGAAATGAAGTGATACATAAAAAACCAGCACCATCCATCGAGAGCTCACGCCATTTTTTGAGTAGCTACCTGGAGTCCATTCTGACGATTAAGCAGTTCCCCAATGCTAATCCAGCAAAAGGAAAGACGGTGGTGACTTGGGAGCGAAGCAAGGTGATGAGCAAGAAGAGGCTAGAAACGCATGTACCACCTCTGCGCCCATGGAGGAAACCACCGGAGGGTCGTGTGAAGTTGAACACTGATGGTTCTTTTTGTGAGGAGCCAGGTGTGGGTGGTGCAGGGATGATTTTGCGTGATGCTGAAGGCCAGATCATTGTGTCTGCCTGCAAGCTCCTAAACCCCTGTCAGAGCCCTCTCGAAGCGGAGCTTGAAGCTTGCTGTGATGGCCTGGCCTTGGCATTGGAGTGGTCCACTCTACCCTGCACGGTAGAGTTGGACAGCAGTGTAGCTGTGAAGATGATCCAATCACCGGAGTTGGACCGATCTCTGTTTGCAGGCATTGTCCAGGATATTAAGCAACTTCTATCATCTAGATGCAATATGGAGTTAGTTTGTATTAGCCGTGTGCAAAATAATGTAAGCCATGTGTTGGCAAACTTTGGTCATACTCAGGCGCAGTCTCAAACTTGGCCTGGGTCGGGTCCCGTTCATATTCCCGCTCTATGCTGGAACGATTGTAATCTTGTTGCTTGA